In one Geotoga petraea genomic region, the following are encoded:
- a CDS encoding transposase, with amino-acid sequence MRKGTSYPSEFKLDVVKDYLNTEKTYAEISEEYHVSSSTLTKWVKKYEESGYDDNVFKTRKGRSKSIISDFSKVPPVIYDKAGVEKSNNSNEDISSIKRKLTRYEKSLLEKELEIQLLREQNEILKKNLK; translated from the coding sequence ATGAGAAAAGGAACAAGTTATCCATCAGAATTTAAGTTAGATGTTGTTAAAGATTATTTAAATACAGAAAAAACATATGCTGAAATATCTGAAGAATATCATGTTTCTTCTAGTACATTGACTAAATGGGTCAAAAAGTATGAAGAATCTGGATATGACGATAACGTTTTTAAAACTAGAAAAGGTAGATCTAAATCTATTATTTCTGACTTTTCTAAGGTCCCACCCGTTATATACGATAAAGCTGGTGTTGAAAAGTCTAATAACTCTAATGAAGATATTTCTTCTATTAAAAGAAAACTTACCAGATATGAAAAGAGTCTTTTAGAAAAGGAATTAGAAATACAACTTCTTAGAGAACAAAACGAGATTCTAAAAAAAAATCTCAAATAG
- a CDS encoding HD domain-containing phosphohydrolase: MEMAADIAHHHEHYDGSGYPLNLKGNNIPLCARIVAIVDFMML, translated from the coding sequence ATGGAAATGGCTGCTGATATAGCTCATCATCATGAACATTATGATGGTTCAGGATACCCACTGAATTTAAAGGGTAACAATATCCCGCTTTGTGCTAGAATTGTTGCGATTGTTGATTTTATGATGCTTTAA
- the pdxT gene encoding pyridoxal 5'-phosphate synthase glutaminase subunit PdxT, with translation MIRIKKKEQLHEIQGLVIPGGESTTLNKLIKIYGFVDPIIKFSKEKPIWVTCAGLIILSRKYLNLIDIEVQRNAFGRQSSSFIEKDYIPKISTNKIEMVFIRAPVITKIGSEVNILKKIEGKIVAAETENILVTSFHPELTKLLDVHKYFVKKVKKGLKRV, from the coding sequence ATGATCAGAATAAAGAAGAAAGAACAACTACATGAAATCCAAGGGTTGGTAATACCTGGCGGAGAAAGTACTACACTGAATAAATTAATAAAAATATATGGTTTTGTTGATCCAATAATAAAATTTTCAAAAGAAAAACCTATATGGGTAACTTGTGCTGGTTTGATAATATTATCAAGAAAATATTTGAATTTAATTGATATAGAGGTTCAAAGAAATGCTTTTGGTAGACAAAGTAGTAGTTTTATAGAAAAAGACTATATACCAAAAATATCTACAAATAAAATTGAAATGGTCTTTATAAGAGCACCGGTAATAACAAAAATTGGCTCTGAAGTGAATATATTGAAAAAGATAGAAGGTAAAATAGTTGCAGCAGAAACAGAAAATATTTTAGTAACTTCTTTTCATCCTGAACTTACAAAACTATTAGATGTTCACAAATATTTCGTTAAAAAAGTTAAAAAGGGATTGAAGAGAGTATAA